The Blastopirellula sediminis sequence GCGCGAGAAGATCTTGCACCACCAGGTCCGCTTTCGACCAGTAGGTTCGCTCATCGGCTGCGGCGGCGATCTTGATCCCTTTCAAGATCGTCTCTTCGGTCTTGGCGCCGAAACCTTTCAGCTCTTTCACCCGATGCTCGACGCAGGCCTGCTTGAGTTGATCGAGATCATTGATCCCGAGCTCTTTGTGGAGCACCGCCGCTTTCTTCGGGCCGAGTCCCGGGATGCGCAAGATCGCCAGCACCGTCGCGGGGATTTTTTTGAGAATGTCTTCCAACGCCGGCAGGTGGCCGGTGTTGACCATCACGACGATCTTCTTCGCCAAGTCGTCGCCGATTCCATCGAGCTCAGTCAGATCGCGTCCCTGATCGACCATCGTCGACAGCGGATCTCCCAAGTCGTGAATCGTGCGGGCCGCGTTGCGATAAGCGCGGACGCGGAAGGAGTTCGCTCCGTCGAATTCCAAAAGGTCGGCGAGCGTTTCAAAGCGGTTGGCGATTTGTTCGTTGGTCATTCTCTCGGTTCCTGCGCGCAAGCGGCGATTCTGGGTCAGCCTAGCGGACGCGGCGGGAGATGATCAACACCCCGGAAAGAAATGACGAAGGACGAATTCGAAATAGAAAACGGGGCGGACAAGCGTCGCGCCCCGTTGGGGGAGTTTTACGTTGTTCGCAAAAACTAGCGGCCGATTTGATGCCAGCTGCTTTTCTTCGCCGGGATCGAAACGGTCGGCGTTTCGTAGCTCACTTCACGAGCGACCGGCTTGGCGACTTCGTCCCACGCGATCGGCACGATCTTGGCCGTCGGGATCAGGGCCGATTTGTCGTTCGGGTTGAGCAGAGCCGGAGCCTGTTCGTACGAATCGGTGCGAGTCGGGAAGTAGTCCGGATCCGGAATCGGCTTGATCAGCGGATTGAGTTGCGGACGAGCGAGCGTCGTCGGCGGCGTTTGATTGGCCGGGGCCGACGAAGGAGCGTACGGCGTGAAGGCCGAACCAAGCGACTGCGGAGCAGTCGGTGTGGTCGTACCCGGCGTCACGCTCGGGCTCAAACGCATCATCGAGCTCGAATCAGTCGACGGCGTCGTCGCCGAGGGGGAAGTCGCCGGCGAAGGTTGCGGCGACGGCTTGATGATCGTGGCGCCAGGAGTCGGGCTGAGGACCGAGTTTCCTTCCGGAGCGACTCGCAGCGCGTTCTGGCTATCGTAGTTCGGCTGCGTCATCGTGCCGGGGCTGAGCGACGGCGGTTGATCGGCCGGCGAGCCACCCTGATACGGAGCGCTTTGCCCTTGGTACGGGGCGACTTCATATTGCGTGCTCGGCATCGGCTGCGACATTCCTTGCGGATAGGCGCCCGGCGGATTGACCATCGAGCTGACGCCGCCACCTTGAGCCGGAACCCATTGACCTTGGGTGCTGGGCATCGACTGAATCGGAGCGGAGAACTGCGCCGGAGCGCCGCCGCAGCTGTTGCACGAACCGACGACCGCCGGAGGAGCAGCTTGCATCGCCGGGGCCGCTTGCATGTAGCCGACGGTCGCACAGCTGTTGACTTGCGTCTGGACGTTTTGGATCACCGGCTTGTAGGTGGTGAATGGAACGCGTTCCGTCTCCCAGCGATAGGTCGTGCAACCGTTATAAGCCAGGGTCGGCACGTTGCTGCCAGGCAAGTAGACGGTGGTCGGCTGATAGACGGTGACCGGGACCGGCTTGTAGGTGGTCGTATATTGCGTTTCCGGAATGTAGCGGACCGACGTCTGATTTTGGAAAACCGGCGCGCAGGTCATCGGCGCCGGAGGTTGAACGTAGTTCACCTGGTACGGCTGCGGCGTGGGGCACGCGGCCGGCGCATAGTTGGTCGTGACGACCGGTTGCGCCGGTGCTTGATTGCCATGCAGCCAATCGGTGAGCCAGCAGCCCGCATGGGCGGCGTCGCCGATCGACATCAGCAAAATCAGGGCCAGGATAGGGGTTCGCGACATCAGAATGCCTTTTCTTTCGCACACTATTTTTTGTCGCAGATCCGTCGCGTTTGCTTGGGGCAGGTCCATGCCGCCATGGATCGCCCAAAAAACGATCCTAGGAAAGGTAGATCAGAAACATAAGCCAGAACAGGAATTGCAGCCCGAATTCCCCAGAAAATCGCCTCTTTCAGGGCGGTGGCGCCGTACAGAAAACGGGCGCCGCTTGGCGAGTTTTCGCCACGTGCGGAAACTTTAGCGGTTGTGAAAAATCAGCGGAGACTTTTTGCGTCGTCGTCCCCGCTTGAGCGCAATTCTCGTCGCGACTCGTACAAGTGATACAACTGGAATAACGTCTCCCGCAGGTCGGCGCCATGTTGTCGACAAGTCGCGCGGGCATCCTCCGCGGTGACCAGCAGCTCGACGTCACGCTGTAACATCTCGGTAAGCTGGATCGCCATCTCTTCCGAAGGCTCCGTCTGGAAGACGATCGGCAACCCGATCTCGGTATGCGTCGTCACCAGTAGTCGAGAGCCTGCAAAAGCGCATCGCGCCAAGAACCACCGTCGCTTTAGCCAACTGAGTTGTTCAAACCCGTCCACTACCAAGATTTCGTCTTTACCGGGCAGTCGGATCGTGCCGGTTGATTGGCCGTCGCTATGGAGGGTGACGCGCTGTTCGGTTAGGCCGTGATCACGCCAGAGGGGAGAGAGGGTGTCGAGCAGCGTCGACTTGCCTGATCCATGGGGACCGAGAATTGCGCCGCGCCAATTGGCGTGGCGGAGTCGCTCGATGATCTGCTCGGCCGATTGATCTTTTGAGAATTGAAAGGGGATCGCTCCCGGACGAACCTGTCGACTGGCGAAAGGGTTCGTGCTAACCACGCGACGCTCCCGATCCGTTTTCGGCTGGCATGTCGGAGTTGCGGCCGCCGGAAGGAGTCAGTTCAAACTCCAGCTCTTCGACCAGGTCCCGTCCCTTACCGACAAAGACGCGGACTCGCACGACCCAGTGGATTTTGACGATCTTGCCGTTATACGACAGAGGACTCCGGGGCAGCCGCGTTTTTAACGATTGCAGTCGCGTCAGATCGCCGTCGGCGTCTTCGCCGGGAAGGAGCCGGACGAATTCGTGCGCCGACATATCTTCTTCGCCGGTCCCTTCGGTATGCCAGAGGACCGACGCTTCGATCGCCGTGATGTTGGCGGCCGGGAGATTGCTGATTTCAAACCGCGCAACGAGCTCATCGTCGGCCGCGTATTGTCGCGACGGCCGATCTAGCGAGATCGAGATGTGCGGTTCGTCAGTCATGTTTCTTATTGGACCGGCGGATAAACGACGATCGGAAAACTCCGCAGTTGTCGACCGGCGCCTTTGGCGTCGAGATCGACCAGCAGCTTCCAGTGGACCGCGTTGTGACTCGATTTGAACGAGTGCATTGCGGAGAGCGGAATCTGAAAGTGGAGCATTTCTTCAAACGGGGCGCCAGGACGAATCACCAGCCCGCGGAAGTTCGCCACTTCGGCGTCATAGACCTTTGCCGTTTCGGTGCGGACGTCAGTGCCATGCAGGAAGGTCGCTTCTTCTTCGCAGACCAGCGTGACCCGCATCTTTTTGACGTGCATCCGCCCCGCTTGCGAGAGGTGAAGATTGTAATCGCGCCCTGGCAGCAGGGGGTGATTGGAGATTTCGATATAGGTCGGACCGACGCGGGTATGCAGCGCGATCTGACGCAGGAAGTGATAAATCGACCAAACGCCGACCGCGATTGCTCCGATGGTCAGCAAGATGAGGAGCCAATTGAATTCGCGGCGTTCCAAATCGGCGAGCACGCCGAGCGCGAAGACCGCCGTCATGCCGCTCCAGATCAAGCTGAACAGCAGCGTCGCAAACAACCACCAGGCAGGCGAAACTTCGATCGGCAGCCGATAGGCCAAGCGAACGCCGGGGCTGTTGGTCAGATTGTCGGCGCTCGGAATGTTGGGATAGGCGGACGGGGGCAACAGGTCGCCGATCAGTTCGATCTTCTGCGCACTTTTGGCAAGGGCCGATCGTCGTTCGGCCGAAGCGCCGAAGAGGAGCAGCGTGTAGAACATACCGATTGCCCCAATCGCCGCAAACGAGGCGAAGACGAGCAGGATGCTCCAAAGGGCGAAGTTGGTTGAACGTCGCAGAATGACGGTCGACGGATCGTACGACGCGTACCAGCAAGGATATTCCCAACCGGGGCGGAAGCCGTCGACGATTTGTTCGGCCGCTTCTCGGTCAGAGTACCAGGTCGGATTGCGGCGATAGGTCCAGCCGTAGTAGTCCTCGGTCTTGGTGTGGACATGAACCAGGATCCGGGGCTGATAGCGGACGGCGCCGCCGTCGAGCTGTTTCTCGCCGAGGGCGGTCTCCATCACGACGCATTTACCGGCCGTGTAGGTCGCTTCCGGAAACAGATAGGTTGCGACGACCGATTCGAACGCAATCGACGCCACCACTGCGACCAGGCCGATTGACCCGAGAAACAGTAGCGAAGCGAAAAACATCGCCTCACCCACGCTTCCGAGTAATGGAGAGCCTGTGCGACGTTTTCCTCGTTTTTTCTCCCACAGTCGGGGCCAGCGGGCCATGCGCGAGTCGATCCTCGAAGATTAGCAGCAAGTTGAATGCTGGGTGGAGTCGTTCCGGTACGCTAAAATATAGTCCGACTGACCCCTTCGCCACAGGACGCCGCGCTGATGATCTGGCTACGAAACGCGCTATTTTTCCTTACGATCCCCCTAATCGCCGCCGTCAGTCGTGCTGACGAGTGGCCGCAGATCTTGGGTCCGACCCGAAATGGCGTCGCCGCCGGCGAGAAACTGGCTGACAAATGGCCGGAAGAAGGTCCGCCGCTCGCCTGGAAAAAGTCGGTCGGCGCCGGATATGCCGGCCCGGTGATCGCCCAAGGCCAAGTGATTCTGTTCCATCGGATCGGCAATCTGGAAGTGGTCGAATCGCTCGATCTGCAAACCGGCGAAAAAAATTGGAGCACCAGTTTCGACGCGACCTATCAAGGCTCGATCGTGCGTGACAATGGTCCGCGCTGCACGCCGCTGGTGGCAGGGGATGCGATTATTTTGCTCGGCGCCGCGGGAAACTTGTACTGCGTTGATTTCGCTACCGGAAAACGACGCTGGGATGTCGATCTGGTCGAGAAGTATGGCGCCCAGGATGGTTATTTCGGGTTTGGCAGTACTCCGATCGCGATCGACGGCAATGTGCTGGTGAATGTCGGTGGCCGCGGCGATGCGGGGATTGTCGCCTTCGATCGACAGACGGGGAAAGAGAAATGGAAAGCGACCAACTTCGCCGCGAGTTACGCCGCTCCGTCGTCGGTCACGATCGGCGCGAAGACTTGGGCGATCTTCGTGACGCGGCTCGACGCTTGTCTGATCGATCCTGAAACGGGACGAATCGGCTTTCAGTTTCCCTTCGGCATGCGGGGGCCAACCGTCAATGGCGCGACTTCGATCGTGTGGGGCGATCACTTGTTTGTGACCTCCAGTTACGGCGTTGGGGCAAAGCTGGTCAAGTTTACCGATCACGACTCGAAGGTTTTGTGGGCGAACGACAATTCGATGTCGAGCCAATACAACACGCCGATTTATCTGAATGGCGCGCTGTATGGAATCAATGGGCGCGAAGATGTCGGCACGGCGTCGCTCACATGCATCGATGCGATGACTGGAAAAGTTCACTGGACGCGCGAAGGATTTGGAACGGCCCACCTGATTCTGGCGGACGACAAATTGATCGCCATCGCGAACAACGGCGCCGTCTATTTACTGAAGCCAGATCCGAAGCAGTATCAACAACTGTCCGGCTTCCAAGGATTCAGCGACGTGCCGCGCGCGGTTCCGGCGCTCGCCGACGGCTTGTTGGTTGCACGGGACACGTCCGATTCAGGACGCGGGCAATTGAAGTGCTTTCGCGTCGGCAAGAAATAAAAGGGCCCGCAGTCGAGAACGGTCGACCGCGGGCAATGTACGCTTCCCTGAATGGAATGATCGCTCCTCGCGCGGGCAAGTCGTTAGACTGCCATCGGCTGACGGGCTTTGCGGTAAAAACCGATGCTTTCCAGCGATGCGTAGACTTCTTCCAGCGTCTTCTCACCGAAGTTCGAGATGCTGAGGAGGTCTGCACGCGTGCAGTTGAGGAGGTCTCGAACGGTGAAAATGCCACGTTCTTCGAGACAATTCGTCGTGCGAACCGTGAGGCCGATTTCCGCGGTGCTCATTTCGAGCTTGGACATCAAGCTTTCTGATTCTTGAGCAGCAGCATTCAGAGGAATTCGCGTCATGGGTTCCCTCCCAGGCAATAGAGTGGAGAATGGTTGCGGTTCTTCCCTGGAACCGCCAATCGGGGCATTCGTTGGGGGCGACTGCGGCGCCACGTCCTTCGAACTTGAGTTAATATACTCGGCGCGCCCGTTTTGCACAGGACTTTACAAAATATTTAACGGAACAACATTCGTAGTGCTAGCACTTGTTGGCTATCTCGCTCCTCCTTTCAGCATGTAACGGATGACAGCAGACCCTCATCAATCGCTTACCGATCCGCAGCGCGAAGCGGTGCTGCATGTCGAAGGACCGCTGCTTGTTTTGGCAGGTCCCGGCAGCGGTAAGACACGAGTAATTACGCATCGAATCGCACATTTGTTGTCCGAAGGAGTGCGCGCTTCGCAGATCGCTGCGCTCACCTTTACCAACAAGGCGGCGGACGAAATGCGGACTCGCTTGGACCGTCTAGCGCCCGGTGAACATGTCTGGATCGGGACCTTCCACCGATTTTGTGCGCGCCTCTTGCGGCAATACGCCGAATACCGCGGACTGCAGCCGAACTACACGATCTACGACGCGAGCGACTCTTTATCGCTTTTGAAGCGAACGATTCGCGAGACCGATGTTCAGCTGACGCATGCCACTCCCGAGCAGGTCGCATCCGCCATTAGCTGGGCCAAGAATCATTTGATCACGGCCGATCGCTACACCGGCGGCGTTAATGCGACCGGTTCGATCGTCGAACGGGTCTATCCCAAGTACCAGGCCGCGCTGCAACAAGCGAACGCCGTCGATTTCGACGATTTGTTGATGCACGTCACGCTGCTGCTGAAAGAGAACGAAGAGCTGCGGGCCACGCTCGACGATCGGTTCCGCTATATCCTGGTCGACGAGTATCAAGACACCAACTTGCCGCAGTACGCGATCGTTCGTGCGCTATCGATCAATCATCCCAATCTGGGCGTCACTGGCGATCCCGACCAATCGATTTACGGGTGGCGCGGCGCCAACCTGAAGAATATCTTGGAGTTCGAAAGCGACTTCCCCGATGTGAAAGTGGTGCGGCTCGAACAGAACTATCGCAGCACGCCGAACATCCTTGCGGTCGCCGACGCGCTGATCGCGAACAACAAGCAGCGGAAGAAGAAGTCGCTCTTTACCGATAACCCGGCCGGCAAGCCGGTCCGCTTGATCCAGTACTCGACTCATAAGGAAGAAGCGCAAGCGATCGCCGCGCGGATCGCCGCCAACGTCGCCCAGGGCAAACGACGTCCCCGCGACTACGCCATCTTCTATCGGATCAACGCCCTGTCGCGCACGTTTGAAGATGCGCTGCGACAACAGGGGGTGCCGTACAAGATTGTGAGCGGAGTCGAGTTCTATCACCGGAAAGAAATCAAGGACCTGCTCGCTTACGCGCTGCTAATGAACAACCCCCGCGACGACGTGGCGTTTGAACGGATCGTCAACGTCCCACGTCGCGCGATCGGCAAGGCGACGCTGCTGAAGCTGCGCGTCCATGCGGCGATGGAAGGGCTGTCGATGCTCGAAGCGGCGCGAGAGGCCGGCATGGTCGAAGGAATCGCCAGCCGAGGCGCCGTCGCGCTGGCGAAGTTCGTCGCACTGTTCGATCGACTTTCGACCAAGATCAACGATCCAGTCGAAGAGATCTTGGGCTTCATCCTTTCTGAAACCGACTTCAAGAAGCAGTACGAAGATTCGGACAACGTCGAAGATCAGAGCCGCTTGGAGAATATCGAAGAACTTCTCTCGTCGGCCCGCGAGTACGACGCCGAACATCCGCATGACGGGACGCTCGAGCACTACCTGGAAGAAAAGACGTTGGTCAACGAGACCGACGACTTTGACGCCGAGCTTGATCGCGTCACGCTGATGACGTTGCACGCGGCGAAAGGGCTGGAGTTTCCGGTCGTCCATATCGTCGCCATCGAACAAGGACTGCTGCCGCACGAACGCTCGCGCGAGAATCCGGAGCAGCTGGAAGAAGAGCGGCGGCTGTTGTTTGTGGGGATCACCCGGGCGGAGGAAGAGCTCGATATCAGCCTGGCCCGGTATCGCGACTTCCGCGGGAAACGGAACCTGACGATCCCGAGCCCGTTTTTGATGGAATTGCCGCGGGAAGAGATGGAGGTAACGGAAGAACAAACCGCCTTTGCCCCCGATTATTCGTACGAAGAGAGCTATTTTCCCGAATTTCCCATATCGGGTGAAAGGCCACTCGATCTGCCAAGACCTGTGCCGCCGCTCGGGATTACAAATATACGCACGGCCGCTGATCTGTTGGGAGATCGGGGCGACGACGCGAAACCGCGGGTCGAACCGAACGCCTTCGTACAGGGAATGGTCGTCACCCACGACGAGTACGGACTTGGCAAGATCATCGCTCTAAGCGGCGAAGGATCGAAACGGACTGCAACGGTTCGGTTTGCCAGTGGAGCAGGGGAGAAGAAGTTCCGGCTCGCCTACAGTCCGCTCCGACCCGCCAATACCAACCGGCCGTAATCGGGCCGCGTAGTCACCAAGAGAAGCTCGTGAAATACGAAAAGATCGCCCAGCTGAAATCGGTAGAACAATTCCGCGAACGTTTGGAGACGCTCGGAATCTCGCTGCCGTGCGACGATGAGATTTTGACGGCCGAAGCGGGATCTCCGCTCGCCGAACCGCTCGCCTGGGGATCGCTGACGGCCGGCAATCGCTGGACGATTCATCCGATGGAAGGTTGGGACGCCAATCATGATGGATCGCCTACCGAGCTGACGATTCGCCGTTGGCACAACTTTGGGCTCTCTGGCGCGAAGATGATCTGGGGTGGCGAAGCGGCGGCGGTGCAACCGGACGGTCGCGCCAATCCGCGGCAGACGATGGCGATCGACAGTAACCTCGACGGCCTTGCGCAGCTTCGCGGCGCCGCGCTCATGGCGCATCAAGAGGCGTTCGGAAAAGTCGACGATCTGATCATTGGATTGCAGCTGACGCACTCCGGACGTTTTTGTCGTCCGCTGCCGGATCAAAAACTCCGTCCGCGAATCGCCTACCATCATCCGCTGCTCGACGCCAAGTTTCAGATCAATCCGAGCGACGACTCGGTCGTCTGGACTGACGAAGAGATCGAAGGCTTGATCGACAGCTATGTCAACGCGGCGCGACTGGCGCGCGAAGTCGGCTACCAGTTTGTCGACGTGAAAGCGTGTCACGGCTACTTGTTACACGAGTTCCTGGGGGCTCGCTTGCGTGAAGGAAAGTTCGGCGGCGACTTCGAGGGACGGACGCGGTTGCTGAAGACGGTCATTCAGCGGATCAAGACCGAGCTGCCAGGAATCGAAGTTGGCGTTCGTTTGAGTGCGTTCGACTTCGTTCCGTATCAGCAAGGGGATGCGGTCGGCGAGCCGATGGACTTCTCCGGCTGTTTGCCTTACCAGTGCGGCTTTGGCTCTAGTCCCGATAATCCGCTCGAGATTGATCTGACCGAACCGGTTCGTTTGATTCGCGAGCTGGGAGAAATGGGGGTCATCGGCGTCAACATCAGCTGCGGCAGCCCTTATTACAACCCGCATATTCAGCGGCCGGCGATCTTTCCGCCGAGCGACGGTTATCAGCCGCCGGAAGATCCGCTGATCGGCGTCGCCCGGATGATCGACGTCGCGCGGAAGTGCAAAGCGGCGGCGCCGAACGTCACGATGGTGGCGACCGGCTTCACCTATCTGCAAGACTATCTGCCGCATGTCGCCCAAGCGGTGGTCCGCGAAGGTTGGATCGACAGCGTCGGTCTGGGCCGCATGGTTCTTTCATGCCCGGAACTGCCGGCCGCGACGTTACTGCACGGCGAAATGCAGCGTAAGAAAGTTTGTCGCACCTTCAGCGACTGCACCACCGCGCCGCGCAACGGCATGGTCTCAGGCTGTTATCCGCTCGATCCGTTCTACAAAGATCGAGATGAAGCGAAGAAGATGCGCGACATCAAGAAGGCGCAAGTGCCGACCGGCGCCTAGCGATTCGCCCAAACGTGCGGCCGACTACTCGTCGGCCTTTTTCGTTTCTTGCCAGTCGCGGAGCTCGAAGCAGGCCATCTCTTCGCCGTTTCGCAGGAAGAGCTTGCCGTCGGCGACGACCGGATGATTCCAGGTCTTGTTGGCGAAGACGCGGAACTTGGTAATCTCTTCGTGTCCTTCCGGAGTCGCTTGGACCAGGGCGAGTTCGCCATCTTCGCTGACGACGATCAAGACTTTGGCGTCTTCGACCAGTAACGTCTGGCCGTGACCATAGCGGCCTCCCTTCCAGATGCGATCGCCGGTGGCGACGTCGATGCAGGTGAAGATCCGATCGTCAAAGCCGTAGAAGTGGCCGTCGAGCTGCACGAAGTCGTTGAAGTAGGGCTTCAGGTTGCGGGAGGTCCATT is a genomic window containing:
- a CDS encoding outer membrane protein assembly factor BamB family protein, whose product is MIWLRNALFFLTIPLIAAVSRADEWPQILGPTRNGVAAGEKLADKWPEEGPPLAWKKSVGAGYAGPVIAQGQVILFHRIGNLEVVESLDLQTGEKNWSTSFDATYQGSIVRDNGPRCTPLVAGDAIILLGAAGNLYCVDFATGKRRWDVDLVEKYGAQDGYFGFGSTPIAIDGNVLVNVGGRGDAGIVAFDRQTGKEKWKATNFAASYAAPSSVTIGAKTWAIFVTRLDACLIDPETGRIGFQFPFGMRGPTVNGATSIVWGDHLFVTSSYGVGAKLVKFTDHDSKVLWANDNSMSSQYNTPIYLNGALYGINGREDVGTASLTCIDAMTGKVHWTREGFGTAHLILADDKLIAIANNGAVYLLKPDPKQYQQLSGFQGFSDVPRAVPALADGLLVARDTSDSGRGQLKCFRVGKK
- a CDS encoding DNA-directed RNA polymerase subunit alpha C-terminal domain-containing protein — its product is MTRIPLNAAAQESESLMSKLEMSTAEIGLTVRTTNCLEERGIFTVRDLLNCTRADLLSISNFGEKTLEEVYASLESIGFYRKARQPMAV
- a CDS encoding ATP-dependent helicase, with the translated sequence MTADPHQSLTDPQREAVLHVEGPLLVLAGPGSGKTRVITHRIAHLLSEGVRASQIAALTFTNKAADEMRTRLDRLAPGEHVWIGTFHRFCARLLRQYAEYRGLQPNYTIYDASDSLSLLKRTIRETDVQLTHATPEQVASAISWAKNHLITADRYTGGVNATGSIVERVYPKYQAALQQANAVDFDDLLMHVTLLLKENEELRATLDDRFRYILVDEYQDTNLPQYAIVRALSINHPNLGVTGDPDQSIYGWRGANLKNILEFESDFPDVKVVRLEQNYRSTPNILAVADALIANNKQRKKKSLFTDNPAGKPVRLIQYSTHKEEAQAIAARIAANVAQGKRRPRDYAIFYRINALSRTFEDALRQQGVPYKIVSGVEFYHRKEIKDLLAYALLMNNPRDDVAFERIVNVPRRAIGKATLLKLRVHAAMEGLSMLEAAREAGMVEGIASRGAVALAKFVALFDRLSTKINDPVEEILGFILSETDFKKQYEDSDNVEDQSRLENIEELLSSAREYDAEHPHDGTLEHYLEEKTLVNETDDFDAELDRVTLMTLHAAKGLEFPVVHIVAIEQGLLPHERSRENPEQLEEERRLLFVGITRAEEELDISLARYRDFRGKRNLTIPSPFLMELPREEMEVTEEQTAFAPDYSYEESYFPEFPISGERPLDLPRPVPPLGITNIRTAADLLGDRGDDAKPRVEPNAFVQGMVVTHDEYGLGKIIALSGEGSKRTATVRFASGAGEKKFRLAYSPLRPANTNRP
- a CDS encoding oxidoreductase produces the protein MKYEKIAQLKSVEQFRERLETLGISLPCDDEILTAEAGSPLAEPLAWGSLTAGNRWTIHPMEGWDANHDGSPTELTIRRWHNFGLSGAKMIWGGEAAAVQPDGRANPRQTMAIDSNLDGLAQLRGAALMAHQEAFGKVDDLIIGLQLTHSGRFCRPLPDQKLRPRIAYHHPLLDAKFQINPSDDSVVWTDEEIEGLIDSYVNAARLAREVGYQFVDVKACHGYLLHEFLGARLREGKFGGDFEGRTRLLKTVIQRIKTELPGIEVGVRLSAFDFVPYQQGDAVGEPMDFSGCLPYQCGFGSSPDNPLEIDLTEPVRLIRELGEMGVIGVNISCGSPYYNPHIQRPAIFPPSDGYQPPEDPLIGVARMIDVARKCKAAAPNVTMVATGFTYLQDYLPHVAQAVVREGWIDSVGLGRMVLSCPELPAATLLHGEMQRKKVCRTFSDCTTAPRNGMVSGCYPLDPFYKDRDEAKKMRDIKKAQVPTGA